One Planktothrix sp. FACHB-1365 genomic window carries:
- a CDS encoding ATP-binding protein, producing MVRFHKKLFPQSKSSITRETLIKMAVRIAFVILGSTALSYLHLMSILETQTIKQLDKYIVERGQRESNIFNLAEDNHAVLEQEIKRRLEEWEDYDPQAEFDQRFVRSNDGVIRNQPEKFDRSRQAGVYIGKNVELTPEIRRRVLIFYDLVISFGMAWRSRFQNTYINTPENIGIMYWPEVPWAENTTSDLYIPNEDSFSITNFQHNPSRQTVCTGLSYDRIARDWTISCGTPVDIAGKQVATIGHDIVLNELLERTLQDRLPGTYNLIFRSDGRLIAHPDKMDEIKNKQGKFEITQSQDLHLIRIFELVRHLESGQSVVKNDQDQEYLAVAKLETPDWYFVTVFPKSILAEVAFKNARFVLILGGISLIFEIVILLFVLRQQVAEPLSQLMVATEQIATGDFNINLDIKRSDELGQLASSFNTMAGEVQAREVRLKQAQIALKRTDKLKDEFLANTSHELRTPLNGIIGIAESLIDGTTGQLTSATLSNLRMIVSSGRRLANLVNDILDFSKLKHKTLELQLKPVGLREVVEVVITLSQPLIDQKKLQIHNKISPLLPAVIADENRLQQIFHNLIGNALKFTDSGKIEITAQVISNSASQQLQITVSDTGIGIPEDKLERIFESFEQADGSTARIYGGTGLGLAITKQLIELQGGEIWVESTLNEGSQFHFTLPISLDLESHSSSISILSLRDHFPSSVVMSSAVSVYSEDRLTENEEQVIEEISSTLIQDQQQVYKILVVDDEPVNRQVLVNHLSLYQYEITEAASGHEALDLLRNGFKPDLILLDVMMPRMTGYEVTRKVREIWQPNELPIVLLTAKNQVSDLVIGLQAGANDYVTKPITKSELIARITTHCTQAATFLENARLYLELQASEARERERSMQLEQSLEQLKNVQLQMIQAEKMASIGQLVAGVGHEINNPISFILGNLSYAETSVKDLIELILLYQDKYPQPCLEIVEKIEKIDLSYLIEDLPQVMASLKMGAERIRQISIALRTFSRRDTDQKVEFNLHEGIESTLMILKHRLQGNSKRPEITIIKNYGDLPPINCYPGQLNQVFLNLVANAIDALDDAMEDRAYREHYNSPQKISIYTELSQDEQWAMIRIKDNGMGMIESVKQKIFEHLFTTKPVGKGTGIGLSISHQIIVEKHGGKLSCVSSWGEGSEFIIEIPVE from the coding sequence ATGGTTCGTTTTCATAAAAAGTTATTTCCTCAATCCAAAAGTTCAATTACTCGTGAAACGCTGATAAAAATGGCGGTTAGAATTGCGTTTGTTATCTTGGGATCAACCGCCCTCAGCTATCTCCATTTAATGTCTATTTTAGAAACTCAAACCATCAAACAGCTAGATAAATATATTGTAGAACGGGGACAACGGGAAAGCAATATTTTTAACTTAGCAGAAGATAACCATGCTGTCTTAGAACAGGAAATTAAACGCCGTTTAGAAGAATGGGAAGATTATGACCCCCAAGCAGAATTTGATCAACGATTTGTGCGTTCTAATGATGGAGTCATTCGCAATCAACCGGAAAAGTTTGATCGCAGCCGTCAAGCTGGAGTTTATATTGGCAAAAATGTTGAACTTACTCCCGAAATTCGTCGTCGTGTTCTCATATTTTATGATTTAGTTATTTCCTTTGGAATGGCTTGGCGAAGTCGCTTCCAAAATACCTATATTAATACGCCTGAAAATATAGGAATTATGTATTGGCCGGAGGTGCCTTGGGCGGAAAATACCACATCAGATCTCTATATTCCAAATGAAGACTCTTTCTCGATTACGAACTTCCAACATAACCCAAGTCGTCAGACAGTTTGTACTGGACTTTCTTATGATCGTATTGCCAGAGATTGGACGATTTCTTGCGGAACTCCCGTTGATATTGCAGGGAAACAGGTAGCAACTATTGGTCATGATATTGTTTTAAATGAACTCTTAGAGCGAACCTTACAAGACCGCCTACCTGGAACTTATAATCTGATTTTTCGCTCCGATGGTCGTTTAATTGCCCATCCCGATAAAATGGATGAAATTAAGAATAAGCAGGGAAAGTTTGAGATTACTCAATCTCAAGATTTGCATTTAATCCGAATTTTTGAGTTAGTCAGACATTTAGAATCAGGACAATCTGTTGTAAAAAATGATCAAGATCAAGAATATTTAGCCGTTGCCAAACTGGAAACGCCTGATTGGTATTTTGTTACAGTATTCCCCAAATCTATTCTAGCAGAAGTTGCCTTTAAAAATGCTCGTTTTGTCCTGATTTTAGGAGGAATTTCTCTAATTTTTGAAATTGTGATATTATTATTTGTTTTGCGTCAACAAGTTGCTGAACCTTTAAGTCAACTGATGGTTGCAACGGAACAAATTGCCACGGGGGATTTTAATATTAATCTCGATATTAAACGCTCAGATGAATTAGGGCAATTAGCATCATCCTTTAATACAATGGCTGGGGAAGTTCAGGCGCGAGAAGTAAGACTCAAGCAAGCACAAATTGCCTTAAAACGAACCGATAAACTCAAGGATGAATTTTTAGCGAATACCTCCCACGAACTTCGCACGCCCTTAAATGGAATTATTGGGATTGCGGAATCGTTAATTGATGGCACAACCGGTCAGTTAACCTCGGCTACCCTATCTAATTTAAGAATGATTGTATCCAGTGGCAGAAGGTTAGCAAATTTAGTCAATGATATTTTAGATTTCTCTAAACTCAAACATAAAACCCTGGAACTTCAACTCAAACCCGTCGGGTTACGAGAAGTTGTCGAAGTCGTGATCACCCTGAGTCAACCCTTAATTGATCAAAAAAAATTACAGATTCACAATAAAATTTCACCCTTATTACCTGCGGTAATAGCGGATGAAAATCGCCTGCAACAAATTTTTCATAATTTAATTGGAAATGCTTTAAAATTCACCGATAGTGGTAAAATTGAAATTACCGCTCAGGTTATTTCTAATTCAGCATCACAACAGCTACAAATTACCGTTTCTGATACCGGAATTGGCATTCCAGAGGATAAATTAGAACGAATTTTTGAGTCCTTTGAACAAGCGGATGGTTCCACAGCTAGAATTTATGGCGGGACAGGATTAGGACTGGCGATTACCAAGCAATTAATCGAATTACAGGGCGGAGAAATTTGGGTAGAGTCAACACTCAATGAAGGGTCTCAATTTCATTTTACTTTACCCATCAGTCTGGATTTAGAAAGCCATTCTTCTAGTATTTCTATCTTGAGTTTAAGAGATCATTTTCCTTCATCTGTGGTGATGAGTTCTGCTGTTTCGGTCTATTCTGAAGACAGGTTGACGGAGAATGAAGAACAGGTAATTGAGGAAATTTCATCAACTTTGATTCAAGATCAACAACAAGTTTACAAAATTTTAGTGGTTGATGATGAACCTGTTAATCGTCAAGTTTTAGTCAATCATTTATCTTTATATCAATATGAAATTACAGAAGCTGCTTCAGGTCATGAAGCCTTGGATTTGCTCAGAAACGGTTTTAAACCGGATTTAATATTACTGGATGTGATGATGCCTCGAATGACGGGTTATGAAGTGACGCGCAAAGTTCGAGAAATCTGGCAACCGAATGAGTTACCCATTGTCTTACTTACAGCTAAAAATCAAGTCTCTGATCTCGTCATTGGTTTACAAGCAGGGGCAAATGATTATGTGACGAAACCTATTACAAAAAGTGAATTAATTGCCCGGATTACAACCCATTGTACTCAAGCAGCAACCTTCTTAGAAAATGCCCGTCTTTATTTAGAATTACAAGCTTCTGAAGCCAGGGAAAGAGAAAGATCCATGCAGCTTGAGCAATCTTTAGAACAACTCAAAAATGTTCAATTACAAATGATTCAAGCGGAAAAAATGGCGAGTATTGGTCAATTAGTCGCTGGAGTGGGTCATGAAATTAATAATCCAATTTCATTTATTTTAGGTAATCTCAGTTATGCCGAAACGTCAGTTAAAGATTTAATTGAGTTAATTCTTCTTTATCAGGATAAATATCCTCAACCTTGTTTAGAAATTGTTGAGAAAATTGAAAAAATTGATTTATCTTACTTAATTGAAGATTTACCCCAAGTGATGGCTTCTTTAAAAATGGGAGCAGAACGAATTAGACAAATTAGTATTGCTTTACGCACATTTTCTAGGAGAGATACAGATCAGAAAGTAGAATTTAATCTGCATGAAGGAATTGAAAGTACCCTGATGATTTTAAAACACCGACTTCAGGGGAATTCCAAGCGCCCGGAAATTACTATTATTAAAAATTATGGAGATTTACCCCCGATTAATTGCTATCCTGGACAACTGAATCAAGTATTTCTCAATCTTGTCGCCAATGCTATTGATGCGTTAGATGATGCGATGGAAGATCGAGCTTATCGAGAGCATTACAATTCTCCTCAAAAAATTAGTATCTACACAGAACTCTCTCAAGATGAACAATGGGCAATGATCCGAATTAAAGACAATGGTATGGGGATGATAGAATCAGTAAAACAAAAAATATTTGAGCATTTATTCACAACAAAACCTGTAGGGAAAGGAACAGGAATTGGTTTATCAATTAGTCATCAAATTATTGTGGAGAAACACGGAGGTAAACTCAGTTGTGTTTCTTCTTGGGGAGAAGGTTCAGAGTTTATAATTGAAATTCCAGTCGAATAA
- the ispF gene encoding 2-C-methyl-D-erythritol 2,4-cyclodiphosphate synthase yields the protein MNIRIGNGYDIHKLVTGRPLILGGIKISHEFGLLGHSDADVLTHAIMDAMLGALSLGDIGHYFPPTDEKWAGADSLVLLKQVNQLILDRGWKVGNIDSVIVAERPKLKPHIKAMCYMLTTTLNLDLDQISVKATTNEKLGPVGREEGIAAYAVALLEKVN from the coding sequence ATGAATATTCGCATTGGCAATGGGTATGATATTCATAAATTAGTTACCGGACGGCCGTTAATTTTAGGCGGAATAAAAATTAGCCATGAATTCGGTTTATTAGGACATAGTGATGCGGATGTTTTAACCCATGCCATTATGGATGCCATGTTAGGTGCTTTAAGTTTAGGAGATATTGGGCATTATTTCCCACCAACGGATGAGAAATGGGCAGGAGCAGATAGTTTAGTATTATTAAAACAGGTGAATCAATTAATTTTAGATCGAGGTTGGAAAGTCGGGAATATTGATTCTGTAATTGTCGCAGAACGTCCGAAATTAAAACCTCATATTAAAGCCATGTGCTATATGCTGACTACAACATTAAACTTAGATCTTGATCAAATTAGTGTCAAAGCAACCACTAATGAAAAATTAGGCCCCGTTGGTCGAGAAGAAGGAATTGCGGCTTATGCAGTAGCGTTATTAGAAAAAGTGAATTAA
- a CDS encoding pyruvate kinase: MKPQQRYTSAELSRSITIERAIRSVTELRQTAISLEEELADLLQKTSPACRESAYNLVHYLAIRRHDLRELQRELIRLGLSSLGRMEAHVMASLDAVLGTLYRLDQRPIPTELEQEAPITFEVGSALLAENAVAILGPRPKQHNTRVMVTIPSEAAHDPKIIYNLLALGMNVMRINCAHDHPEAWEKMILNLRAAERQLGKSCRISFDLAGPKLRTEQIEPGPELIKWKPTRNVLGQVIKPEKIYFTSQPHTLQYKNNVIPIQGHLLELAKVGDQIRLTDTRGSRRFLNVTEVNKTTCICESDKTTYLVSNTKLSLYRGKKLIAKDTVTQISPQPQAITLAEGDSLLIIQGEILGKSAVLDEQGNLIQPACIGCSLPEVFRDVKIGERIFFDDGKIAGIIREVFENQFRVEITSVVNGKNKLKSEKGINLPDTTLNLPALTEKDIQDLEFIAQFGDMVALSFVQQPEDIEQLITELKRAGGEHLGIILKIENQQAFDQLPRLLLTAMQHPPLAVMVARGDLGVELGFERLSEVQEEILWLCEAAHIPVIWATQVLESMAKGGMPSRAEVTDAAMGSRAECVMLNKGAYIDKALQFLCDVLGRMQAHQDKKTSMLRKLSISDL; encoded by the coding sequence ATGAAACCACAACAGCGATATACCTCTGCTGAACTGTCTCGTTCTATTACTATTGAAAGAGCGATTCGTTCTGTAACCGAACTTCGACAAACCGCCATATCCCTAGAAGAAGAATTAGCTGATTTACTACAAAAAACCTCTCCAGCTTGTCGAGAAAGTGCCTATAATTTAGTTCACTATTTAGCCATCCGTCGTCATGATTTGCGGGAATTACAACGGGAATTAATTCGATTAGGATTAAGTTCTTTAGGACGTATGGAAGCCCATGTAATGGCATCTTTAGATGCTGTTTTAGGCACATTATATCGATTAGATCAACGCCCTATTCCCACTGAGTTAGAACAGGAAGCCCCCATCACCTTTGAGGTCGGAAGCGCCCTATTAGCAGAAAACGCTGTCGCCATATTAGGCCCTCGTCCTAAACAACATAACACCCGCGTCATGGTAACAATTCCCAGTGAAGCCGCCCATGATCCTAAAATTATTTATAATTTATTAGCACTAGGAATGAATGTAATGCGAATTAATTGCGCTCATGATCATCCTGAAGCTTGGGAAAAAATGATCCTCAATTTACGCGCTGCTGAACGACAATTAGGGAAATCCTGTCGCATTTCCTTTGATTTAGCAGGGCCAAAATTACGCACAGAACAGATTGAACCTGGGCCAGAATTAATTAAATGGAAACCAACGCGCAATGTTTTAGGACAAGTTATTAAACCGGAAAAAATTTATTTTACGTCTCAACCTCATACCTTACAATATAAAAATAATGTGATTCCGATTCAAGGACATTTACTAGAATTGGCGAAAGTTGGGGATCAAATTCGTTTGACCGATACCAGGGGAAGCCGTCGATTTTTGAACGTAACAGAAGTCAATAAAACAACTTGTATTTGTGAAAGTGATAAAACAACTTATCTTGTTTCTAATACTAAATTATCTTTGTATCGAGGGAAGAAATTAATCGCCAAAGATACTGTTACTCAAATTTCGCCCCAACCTCAAGCCATTACCTTAGCTGAAGGCGATTCACTCCTGATTATTCAAGGAGAAATTTTAGGAAAATCGGCGGTTTTAGATGAACAGGGAAATCTCATCCAACCAGCTTGTATCGGTTGTAGTTTACCTGAAGTGTTTCGAGATGTAAAAATCGGGGAACGGATCTTTTTTGATGATGGAAAAATAGCAGGTATTATTCGAGAAGTATTTGAAAATCAGTTTCGAGTTGAAATTACATCCGTTGTCAATGGTAAAAATAAACTCAAAAGCGAAAAAGGAATTAATCTTCCTGATACCACGTTAAACCTTCCAGCTTTAACAGAAAAAGATATTCAAGATTTAGAATTTATTGCTCAATTTGGAGATATGGTAGCACTTTCTTTTGTGCAGCAACCTGAAGATATCGAACAATTAATTACAGAATTAAAACGGGCCGGAGGAGAACATTTAGGGATAATTTTAAAAATTGAAAATCAACAAGCTTTTGATCAACTTCCTCGATTGTTATTAACAGCCATGCAACATCCTCCCCTGGCTGTTATGGTCGCACGGGGAGACTTAGGTGTAGAATTAGGATTTGAACGACTTTCAGAAGTTCAAGAAGAGATTTTATGGCTGTGTGAAGCCGCTCATATTCCGGTTATTTGGGCAACTCAGGTGTTAGAATCTATGGCAAAAGGAGGAATGCCATCTCGTGCAGAAGTGACGGATGCAGCCATGGGAAGTCGGGCAGAATGTGTGATGTTAAATAAAGGAGCTTATATTGATAAAGCGTTACAATTCCTCTGTGATGTCTTAGGACGAATGCAAGCCCACCAAGACAAAAAAACCTCAATGTTAAGAAAGTTGAGTATTTCCGATTTATAA